The following nucleotide sequence is from Rhodospirillales bacterium RIFCSPLOWO2_02_FULL_58_16.
GCCAAGGGCGACCGGTTGTTGTTCATCCACGCCGACACCGTTCCCGGCGCGGGCTGGGACGAGGCCGTCGCCCGCTACGTCGCCGATCCCGGCAACCTGCGCCGCGCCGCCGTTTTCCGCCTGCGCCTGGATGACGCATCCCCCGCCGCCCGCCGGCTGGAAAGGCTGGTCGCTTGGCGCAGCCGCGTCCTCGGCCTACCCTATGGCGACCAGGGTTTGTTGATCTCCCGCGTTTTTTACGACGAGTTGGGAGGCTTCAGGGCGATAGCGCTGATGGAAGACGTGGACATAGTTTGCCGCATCGGCAAGTCGCGCCTGGATATACTCGACGTTGTCGTCGTCACCTCCGCCGAGCGCTATCGCACGGGAGGCTACCTGCTCCGCCCCTTACGCAATATGCTGTGCCTGGGCCTATACTTCCTCGGCCTGCCGCCCCGTCTGATCGCAAAGA
It contains:
- a CDS encoding glycosyl transferase family 2 — translated: MLSIIIPALNAAGRLEGVLKTLFASAADKEVIVADGGSADATREIAERLGARVIKCARGRGAQMACGAAAAKGDRLLFIHADTVPGAGWDEAVARYVADPGNLRRAAVFRLRLDDASPAARRLERLVAWRSRVLGLPYGDQGLLISRVFYDELGGFRAIALMEDVDIVCRIGKSRLDILDVVVVTSAERYRTGGYLLRPLRNMLCLGLYFLGLPPRLIAKIYE